The following coding sequences are from one Salvia hispanica cultivar TCC Black 2014 chromosome 3, UniMelb_Shisp_WGS_1.0, whole genome shotgun sequence window:
- the LOC125209413 gene encoding uncharacterized protein LOC125209413: MSPNDGSIKYTAITMNNDVLTEIFLHLPVQSLFRFRAVCKFCADVINSSCFRKLHIHSNRSDDTVCLEVIYSNGGIQVQHNTKSLISYNSEDLGLALSLCDEDVRVSLYGPVKGLISIDLTKWSYLDMKLRAPPILICNPFLGQLKLLPLITTSSCRIALRSVAVSFIDEDYKVVQLSVCTMHGRLHAHMYSQSMDSWRELAFDDDLVYVCSIKSMCENGHFAHWKVERMWEEEILSLDMKNELFKKIMLPKNKYQGRYISQIFAKDEHLFWRFEFSRKPVDKEVAIYESRCEGSKLSLDVYEACGTSLQ, translated from the coding sequence atgtcGCCGAATGATGGTTCCATTAAATACACCGCCATCACCATGAACAACGATGTGTTGACAGAAATTTTCTTGCATCTGCCTGTCCAATCTCTCTTTAGATTCAGAGCTGTATGCAAATTTTGTGCCGATGTCATCAATTCTTCATGTTTTCGGAAACTACACATTCACAGCAACAGATCGGATGACACGGTATGTCTAGAAGTAATTTATTCTAATGGTGGAATTCAAGTCCAACACAACACGAAGTCATTGATCTCGTATAATTCCGAGGACTTAGGGTTAGCGCTATCTTTATGCGATGAGGATGTTCGAGTTTCGTTGTATGGGCCAGTTAAGGGTCTCATCAGCATCGACCTTACGAAATGGAGCTATTTGGACATGAAACTGAGGGCCCCGCCAATACTCATATGCAACCCTTTTCTAGGCCAACTCAAGCTTCTCCCACTAATCACAACCTCTTCGTGTAGAATAGCCTTGCGCTCGGTTGCAGTTAGTTTCATCGATGAAGATTACAAAGTAGTGCAGTTGTCAGTTTGCACAATGCACGGCCGTCTACATGCCCATATGTACTCACAAAGCATGGATTCTTGGAGGGAGTTGGCCTTTGATGATGATTTAGTATATGTTTGTAGTATAAAATCGATGTGCGAGAATGGCCACTTTGCCCACTGGAAAGTGGAGCGTATGTGGGAAGAAGAGATACTAAGCTTGGATATGAAGAATGAACTGTTTAAGAAAATCATGTTGCCGAAGAATAAATATCAGGGTAGATATATTAGTCAGATTTTTGCAAAAGATGAGCACTTGTTTTGGCGCTTTGAGTTCTCTCGTAAACCGGTTGATAAAGAAGTGGCTATTTATGAATCGAGGTGTGAAGGAAGCAAATTGAGTTTGGACGTATATGAAGCGTGTGGAACTTCCCTACAGTGA